CCAATTTCTATGTTCTCACCCATCTCAGCAATTTTGCCATCTTCTATAAGTACATCTACTTTTAAAGTTTTTTCTGAGGTAACAACCGTACCACCTTGGAGAATAACACCCATGTCATAGTCTCCTTTCATTGTTTATATATACAGAAGCGACTAAGCCAGCTGCACCATATTTTGTATGTTGCAGCGTGGATTTATCGCTGTGTCTACAATCTAATCATAAATACTCTTTTTCAAGCAGCTATATTAAGCACCTGCTGCAACTTCTTTTTCAGCTTCAAGTTCAGCCTTCTTTTTGCTTCCAAACTCATTAAATACTAAATTAAGTACTATAGCAGTTATACAACCTGTGGTCATACCGCTTTGAAAAATAGTATTCACCCAACTTGGAAACCCTTTATAAAAGTCTGGAATTATTAATGTTATCATTGATATTCCTATGCTTACCGCTATAATAATTCCATTTTTAGTACCATCAAGCTGAACAGATCCAAGAGTTTTAATTCCGCCTATCATGATCATTCCAAACATCATAAAACCTGCTCCTCCTAGAACTGGATTAGGAATCGCCGCAACTAAAGCAGCAAATTTCGGAAAGAATCCTAGTACTAGCAGTATGGCGCCAGCAGCAGCTCCTGTATATCTGCTCTTAACTCCTGTCATATTTACAAGACCAATATTTTGTCCTAGAGCTGTTCTTGGGAAGGTATTAAACATACCTCCAATCATGGTAGTTAGGTTATCTGTTCTTAATCCTCTAACCAAAGTCTTCTCATCTAGAGGCTTTCCTACTATTTCATGCAGAGCTATTATGTTTCCTGTAGCTTGTGTCATTATAACAATCATAACCAACGTCATTGATATGACAGCCGTTATATCAAAATTGAACTTTCCAAAGTAAAAAGGCATATCAAAGCTTATCCACTTTGCTTGTACGACACCTGAGTAATCAACCATATGGAACATTGAAGCTACTATGGTTCCAATAATTAAGCCTAACAGTATAGCTATATTGTTCCAAACTCCTTTTAACACCTTATTTAATATAAGGATAGTTACCAAAACAAATAATGCTAAAAATATATTTTTAGATTCTGGTGATGTAAGATTATTGTTTGCTGACCATTTAATTGCCACAGGTATAAGGCATATACCCATTGTTGTTATAACCGTACCAGTTACTACCTTCGGAAAAAACCTTAAAAGCTTTCCGAAAAATGGTGCAATGATAAGTCCAATTAAACCGGCTGCAAAAGTAGCGCAAAATATGGTGCCAAGGGCCAAGGAAGCATCTGACTTATATTGAAGCCCTATGGCTACCATTGAGCCTACAGCTGCCATGCTTGCTCCTTCAATTAATGGAGCTTTCGCACCAGCAAATCCTTTTAAGCCTAAGCTTTGTATTAAAGTTGCAACACCTGCCATGAGAAGGTCTGCATTAATCAAAAATACAATTTGTTCTCTACTAAGTCC
The genomic region above belongs to Clostridium swellfunianum and contains:
- a CDS encoding nucleobase:cation symporter-2 family protein, with product MSKKSNTKVAPVDEKLPLSQLLMFGFQHVLVMCAGGVAVSLIIGNTLGLSREQIVFLINADLLMAGVATLIQSLGLKGFAGAKAPLIEGASMAAVGSMVAIGLQYKSDASLALGTIFCATFAAGLIGLIIAPFFGKLLRFFPKVVTGTVITTMGICLIPVAIKWSANNNLTSPESKNIFLALFVLVTILILNKVLKGVWNNIAILLGLIIGTIVASMFHMVDYSGVVQAKWISFDMPFYFGKFNFDITAVISMTLVMIVIMTQATGNIIALHEIVGKPLDEKTLVRGLRTDNLTTMIGGMFNTFPRTALGQNIGLVNMTGVKSRYTGAAAGAILLVLGFFPKFAALVAAIPNPVLGGAGFMMFGMIMIGGIKTLGSVQLDGTKNGIIIAVSIGISMITLIIPDFYKGFPSWVNTIFQSGMTTGCITAIVLNLVFNEFGSKKKAELEAEKEVAAGA